In Caldicoprobacter guelmensis, the genomic stretch AGACCGTATTCAGCGATGTGGGTTGTGAACTTCATACAGCCGAAAGTGGCGTGCCTTTTGGACTTGAAAAGGAACAGTATAGCCTGGCATGCTACGTGGATGGCAACGGCGAAGAGCTGGAACTGTACGATGAGAAGGGAAAGCGACTTTCTCGAGAGATGTGCCAGGCTTTGAAGAGCTTTTTGTGCTTGAAGGCCAATGAAAAAAAAGAGGTAGTGGTACCTTATACGGCTCCTACCGCTGTTGAAACAATGGCACAGGCATTTCAAGGAAAGGTGATACGCACCAGGACCAGCAGGTATGCGCTCATGAACGAGGTGATAAAGCGGGAGGGAAATGGCGGGGTTTTTTTGCTATACGCTGATGCCCTTGCTGTGCTGCTCAAGCTTCTGGAAGTTTTGGCTGGAGAACACAAGACGCTCTCTGAGCTTGTAAGCGCTATACCGAGATTTTATATGAAAGAAAAGGTCATAGAATGCCCGTGGGGAGAGAAGGGGAAGGTGATGCGCTGGCTCATACAGGAGGAAACAAAAGGGAACAACGTGGTAGAGCTGTTTGAGGGGGTGAAGGTCCATCACAAGGATGGCTGGGCCCTGGTGCTGCCCGACTCAGAGGAAGCGGTGTGCAGGATCTACAGCGAAGGCGTATCAGAGGAATATGCCGAAGAGCTGACGAGGTTTTACGAGGACAAGATCAACTGGGCTAAAAAGCAGTGAGGGATATTACAAGGCAAATTAAGGGGAAGCTGGCTCATCCACGGGAGTTGGCTTCCCCCCTTTTTTGAGTTGCGCAGCCAGTTCAAATACTGTATAATTAAAAATATGGTAGAAATGGCCGGTGAAGATTATAGATAAAGGAGGAAAAGAGGTATTTGTGGCGTCAAAGAATGTACTGAAAATTATACCACTGGGTGGAGTAAACGAGATCGGCAAAAACATGACGGTTTTTGAGTACGGCAATGACATCATAGTGGTTGACTGTGGCGTGAGTTTCCCTGAAGATGATATGCTGGGCGTCGACCTTGTGATACCCGATATATCCTATTTGTTGAAAAATAAGGATAAAGTGAGGGGGTTTATTCTCACGCACGGGCATGAAGACCACATTGGCGCATTGCCGTACGTGTTGAGGGAGATGGACGTTCCCATTTATGGTACTCGGCTGACTCTTGGATTGGTCGATATCAAACTAAAGGAACACGGCATTGATAAGGCTGTCTTTCAAACGGTCAAAGCCAATGATACCTTAAAGCTGGGCGCATTCACCGTGGAATTCATCAAGACCAGCCACAGCATAGCTGATTCTGTAGCTCTGGCTATACATACCCCTGTGGGGGTGGTGGTACATACCAGCGATTTTAAGGTGGATTATACCCCTATAGATGGTCAGGTCATAGATTTGGCCAAGTTTGCATTGCTGGGCAAAAAAGGTGTGCTTGCCCTGCTGGCTGACAGCACCAATGTGGAAAGGCCGGGCTATACCATGTCGGAAAAGACGGTGGGGCAGACATTCGAGGCCATATTTGCCGATGCTCCCGGCAGGATCATAGTGGCCACCTTTGCATCAAACATACACAGGATTCAACAGATCGTCAATGCGGCCATTAAATGTGAGCGAAAAGTGTGTATATCGGGCCGCAGCCTGGCCAATGTGGTTTCGGTTGCCGTGGAACTGGGTTATCTCGATATACCCAAAAAGACGCTTATAGAAGTGGACAAGGTGGACAGTTACCCCGCTGATAAGGTGGTGATAATTACCACCGGCACGCAGGGTGAACCCATGTCGGCTTTGACGCGAATGGCCGCTGCAGAGCATAAGAAGCTGGAGATAATAGCCGGGGACCTGGTTATTATATCGGCAACGCCCATACCAGGCAATGAAAAGCTGGTGTATAAGGTGATAAATCAACTGTTTCAAAGAGGGGCTAATGTCATATATGAGTCGCTGGCAGATGTACATGTTTCGGGCCATGCCTGTCAGGAAGAGCTCAAGCTCATACATACCCTTGTAAAGCCCAAGTTTTTTATTCCGGTACACGGCGAATTCCGCCATTTAAAGCAGCATGCGTTGCTGGCGGAGTCCCTTGGCATGCCGAAAGAAAATATCTTTTTGGTGGATATAGGTACCGTGCTT encodes the following:
- a CDS encoding ribonuclease J; this encodes MASKNVLKIIPLGGVNEIGKNMTVFEYGNDIIVVDCGVSFPEDDMLGVDLVIPDISYLLKNKDKVRGFILTHGHEDHIGALPYVLREMDVPIYGTRLTLGLVDIKLKEHGIDKAVFQTVKANDTLKLGAFTVEFIKTSHSIADSVALAIHTPVGVVVHTSDFKVDYTPIDGQVIDLAKFALLGKKGVLALLADSTNVERPGYTMSEKTVGQTFEAIFADAPGRIIVATFASNIHRIQQIVNAAIKCERKVCISGRSLANVVSVAVELGYLDIPKKTLIEVDKVDSYPADKVVIITTGTQGEPMSALTRMAAAEHKKLEIIAGDLVIISATPIPGNEKLVYKVINQLFQRGANVIYESLADVHVSGHACQEELKLIHTLVKPKFFIPVHGEFRHLKQHALLAESLGMPKENIFLVDIGTVLELTHNSCRVAGSVTAGRVLVDGLGVGDVGNIVLRDRKHLSQDGLIVVVVTISRETGCVIAGPDIISRGFVYVRESEGLIEQARQVVKETLDKCVQQNITDWATLKTNIRDELRNFLYERTKRNPMILPIIMEI